The following are encoded in a window of Verrucomicrobiota bacterium genomic DNA:
- a CDS encoding DUF2252 domain-containing protein translates to MLPQADPVVPVIPVMPTKSANALRTLLPSNEERRAAGRALRDRIKRGDLGRWRPAEGRPDPVHLIEQSNLGRLERLISVRISRMLASPYAFLRGSAALMTNDFAHLPRTGIEPVICGDAHLGNFGFYASPERNLVFDLNDFDEAHPGPWEWDLWRLATSIWVAGRQNGLADATCEDAVLWCASAYRRQIERLAGQPLLARSFERMDIDRMRQEMADWSLRAEVERAATLARRRTTDRALPKLTAEHDGVRHIVDQPPVVMHVSDDEKECLVDGLQAYLTTLPPHWARVLSSYVVVDLALKVVGVGSVGLRSFVALLQGNGPHDLLFLQMKQARRSCVAEFVHGATAWHAHQGQRVVEYQQTLQTVSDPLLGWTTVDHRDYYVRQFRDMKGAITVEGMDGSALMDYGRICGALLAKGHARTTGATMLSGYLGKGDTADRAFARFARAYADQTEADHQALQRAVKSGRLPAEHGT, encoded by the coding sequence ATGCTTCCTCAGGCCGACCCCGTCGTGCCCGTGATTCCGGTAATGCCCACGAAGAGTGCAAACGCACTGCGCACCCTGCTCCCCAGCAACGAGGAGCGAAGGGCCGCGGGGCGCGCACTTCGAGACCGCATAAAACGCGGTGATCTCGGCCGGTGGCGACCCGCAGAAGGCCGCCCAGACCCGGTCCACCTCATCGAGCAATCAAACCTGGGACGCCTGGAGAGGCTGATCTCAGTGCGGATCAGCCGGATGCTGGCGTCGCCGTACGCCTTCCTGCGTGGCTCGGCCGCCCTGATGACTAACGACTTCGCGCATCTCCCCAGAACCGGGATTGAGCCGGTAATCTGTGGCGACGCACACCTCGGCAATTTCGGCTTCTACGCCTCCCCGGAACGCAACCTGGTGTTCGATCTGAACGATTTTGATGAGGCGCACCCCGGTCCTTGGGAATGGGATCTTTGGCGGCTGGCGACGAGCATCTGGGTAGCCGGTCGGCAGAACGGTCTGGCCGACGCCACCTGTGAGGACGCCGTGCTCTGGTGCGCGTCGGCTTACCGCCGGCAAATCGAGCGGCTGGCCGGGCAACCGCTGCTGGCCCGCTCCTTCGAGCGGATGGACATCGACCGCATGCGACAGGAGATGGCGGACTGGTCACTGCGGGCGGAAGTCGAACGGGCGGCAACTCTGGCCCGCCGGAGAACCACCGACCGGGCCCTGCCCAAGCTGACGGCCGAACACGACGGCGTACGGCACATCGTGGACCAGCCGCCCGTCGTGATGCACGTGTCTGATGACGAGAAGGAATGCCTCGTGGACGGCCTCCAGGCTTATCTGACAACCCTCCCACCCCACTGGGCCCGGGTGCTCAGTTCGTACGTCGTGGTCGACCTGGCCCTGAAGGTGGTCGGGGTCGGTAGTGTGGGCCTTCGATCGTTCGTGGCGCTGTTGCAGGGTAACGGGCCTCATGACCTGCTCTTTCTGCAAATGAAACAGGCCCGGCGTTCCTGCGTGGCAGAGTTCGTCCACGGCGCCACTGCGTGGCACGCGCATCAGGGCCAGCGGGTGGTGGAGTACCAGCAGACCCTGCAAACGGTCAGCGACCCGTTGCTGGGCTGGACCACGGTTGACCACCGTGACTATTACGTTCGGCAGTTCCGCGACATGAAGGGCGCAATCACCGTAGAGGGCATGGATGGCTCGGCGCTCATGGATTACGGTCGGATCTGCGGCGCCCTGCTTGCCAAAGGCCACGCCCGCACAACCGGCGCCACGATGTTGTCCGGTTATCTCGGCAAAGGAGACACTGCCGACCGGGCATTCGCGCGGTTTGCCCGCGCCTATGCGGATCAGACAGAGGCCGACCACCAGGCCCTCCAACGAGCCGTCAAGTCCGGCCGGTTACCCGCCGAACACGGGACCTAG
- a CDS encoding NAD(P)-dependent alcohol dehydrogenase, which produces MKAALLYEYDTSLASPDYVKLEEVPEPRLLNDTDVLVRIGGAGVCRTDLHVIEGIWRQKVDVKLPYVLGHENAGWVEEVGKSVHGLKKGDPVICHPLISNCHALEARRGQDMHVEGSEFPGINTNGGYAELLRTGWSSLVKLPQTLAPKDVAPQADAGLTAYHAAKKAAAHLLPGQKAVVIGVGGLGHIGIQALSALCAAEIIAVDRSDLALSLAKECGAHHTVKADEHEVEAIQALTGGKGAEAVIDFVGEGNAINVGLAVTRNNGAYYVVGYGGEVRISTLDLITSEKRIIGNLVGTYTELVELMELADQGKVHLATKHYKLSEANQALHDLHAGKVKGRAVLVP; this is translated from the coding sequence ATGAAAGCCGCGCTGTTATACGAGTACGACACCAGCCTGGCCAGCCCCGACTACGTCAAGCTGGAAGAGGTGCCCGAACCCCGGCTGCTCAACGACACCGACGTGCTCGTCCGCATCGGCGGCGCCGGCGTCTGCCGCACCGACCTCCACGTCATCGAGGGCATCTGGCGCCAGAAGGTCGACGTCAAGCTGCCCTACGTCCTGGGCCACGAAAACGCCGGCTGGGTGGAGGAAGTCGGCAAGAGCGTCCACGGCCTCAAGAAGGGCGACCCGGTCATCTGCCACCCCCTCATTTCCAACTGCCACGCCCTGGAAGCCCGCCGCGGCCAGGACATGCACGTCGAGGGCAGCGAGTTTCCCGGCATCAACACCAACGGCGGCTACGCCGAGTTGTTGCGCACCGGTTGGAGCTCGCTGGTCAAGCTGCCCCAGACGCTGGCCCCCAAGGACGTCGCCCCCCAGGCCGATGCCGGCCTGACGGCTTACCACGCGGCCAAAAAGGCCGCCGCCCACCTCTTGCCCGGCCAGAAGGCCGTCGTCATCGGCGTGGGCGGCCTGGGCCACATCGGCATCCAGGCCTTGAGCGCCTTGTGCGCCGCAGAGATCATCGCCGTGGACCGCTCCGACCTGGCCCTCTCGCTGGCCAAAGAGTGCGGGGCCCACCACACCGTCAAAGCCGACGAACATGAAGTCGAGGCCATCCAGGCGCTCACCGGCGGCAAGGGCGCCGAGGCCGTCATCGACTTCGTCGGCGAAGGCAACGCCATCAACGTCGGGCTGGCCGTCACCCGCAACAACGGCGCTTACTACGTCGTGGGTTACGGCGGGGAGGTGCGCATTTCGACCCTCGACCTGATCACCAGCGAAAAGCGCATCATCGGCAACCTGGTGGGCACCTACACCGAGTTGGTGGAGCTCATGGAGTTAGCCGATCAAGGCAAGGTCCACCTGGCCACCAAGCATTACAAGCTCAGCGAGGCCAACCAGGCGCTCCACGACCTGCACGCCGGCAAGGTCAAAGGCCGGGCCGTGCTGGTGCCCTGA
- a CDS encoding amidohydrolase, translating to MFTTKNGENIFVIDAHIALWDGSPANQRNRHGEEFINCFYNYHKISPKEYLWPRDKFERYSEEDLIKDIFEDGYADMAIFQPAYLGEFYKEGFGNLKRNWALTQQHPDRLIHNGWWDPRNGEEGLEQLEREAELYKLKGVKLYTADWNGSSKGYKLSDPWAQRYLQKSIELGIKNIHVHKGPTILPLNRDAFDVADVDDAASSFPELNFIVEHVGLPRLDDFCWIATQEPNVYAGLAVASALIHTRKRYFAEIMTELLYWLGADRILFGSDYAIWQPKWIIEQFMELELTEDLAAEANHTLSLEVKKKIMGENAARLYDINIAKQCARLGLPVIEEPVGQDVGVGVG from the coding sequence ATGTTTACCACCAAGAACGGAGAGAACATCTTCGTCATCGACGCCCACATCGCCCTGTGGGATGGCAGCCCGGCCAACCAGCGCAACCGCCACGGCGAGGAATTCATCAACTGTTTCTACAACTACCACAAGATCAGCCCCAAGGAATACCTCTGGCCCCGCGACAAGTTCGAGCGCTACAGCGAAGAGGACCTCATCAAGGACATCTTTGAGGACGGCTACGCCGACATGGCCATCTTCCAGCCGGCCTACTTGGGGGAGTTCTATAAAGAGGGCTTCGGCAACCTCAAGCGCAACTGGGCGCTGACCCAGCAGCACCCCGACCGGCTGATCCACAACGGCTGGTGGGACCCGCGCAACGGCGAAGAGGGCCTGGAGCAGTTGGAACGGGAGGCCGAACTCTACAAGCTCAAAGGCGTCAAGCTTTACACCGCCGACTGGAACGGCAGCTCCAAGGGCTACAAGCTCTCCGACCCCTGGGCGCAGCGCTACCTGCAAAAGTCCATCGAGCTGGGCATCAAAAACATTCACGTCCACAAGGGCCCGACGATCCTGCCGCTCAACCGCGACGCCTTCGACGTGGCCGACGTCGATGACGCGGCCAGCAGCTTCCCCGAGCTCAACTTCATCGTCGAGCACGTGGGCCTGCCGCGGCTGGACGACTTTTGCTGGATCGCCACCCAGGAGCCCAACGTCTATGCGGGCCTGGCGGTGGCCAGCGCGCTGATCCACACCCGCAAGCGCTACTTTGCCGAGATCATGACCGAGTTGCTCTACTGGCTGGGGGCGGACCGCATCCTGTTCGGCAGCGACTACGCCATCTGGCAACCCAAATGGATCATCGAGCAGTTCATGGAGCTGGAGTTGACGGAGGACCTGGCCGCCGAGGCCAACCACACCCTGAGCCTGGAGGTCAAAAAGAAGATCATGGGCGAAAATGCCGCCCGGCTCTACGACATCAACATCGCCAAGCAGTGCGCGCGGCTGGGGCTGCCGGTCATCGAAGAACCCGTGGGCCAGGACGTCGGGGTGGGCGTGGGTTAA